From Ornithorhynchus anatinus isolate Pmale09 chromosome X3, mOrnAna1.pri.v4, whole genome shotgun sequence, the proteins below share one genomic window:
- the LOC100086680 gene encoding zinc finger protein 883-like produces the protein MAAALEEAGTQGAVTLEDVTVIFTPEEWRLLAPSQRDLYREVMLENYVNFTSLDFRTAGKFKEPASPKQEVAGEADLHRALSGSLRQHVAAARADGRTREKEGGSERPGRCPGGGGGGRARKVPRRDRGSRSVGEVHEKSPEGKTARERNPCGKAFGPPPAFACRERIRCREYGKACYDRSHVVILQRAHCEAKPYRCGECGRAFRRRSDLTKHQRTHTRSRPYRCDECGKCFLWRSHLITHHRIHTGEKPFNCAQCGKAFRRHSYLVHHQRIHTGEKPYECNECGKAYSQHSNLIRHQVVHSGKKPFECNECGKAFSYRSLLIKHQRIHLGEKPYKCDECGKVISCRSAFLYHQKTHTGEKPYKCDECGKAYIQRSCLSRHQAMHAGEKPYKCDECGKSYGHYLNLTIHQRSHTGEKPYKCDQCGKRFGSHSGLINHRKIHTGAKPYVCSECGKAFSRQAHLVCHERIHTGERPYRCGECDKAFSRHSSLITHRRTHTGERPYKCEECGKAFSRDSNLVTHQRIHTGEKPYRCTECGRAFSCHSHVTVHQRTHTGEKPYKCNQCGRAFSCRPSLSKHLRVHGGEKPDP, from the exons ATGGCCGCCGCGCTCGAGGAAGCCGGGACTCAG GGAGCGGTGACGTTGGAGGACGTGACCGTGATCTTCACCCCCGAGGAGTGGCGGCTTCTGGCCCCGAGTCAGCGCGACCTGTACCGCGAAGTGATGCTCGAAAACTACGTGAACTTCACCTCGCTCG ATTTTAGGACCGCGGGCAAGTTTAAGGAGCCAGCTTCCCCGAAGCAGGAAGTCGCCGGAGAAGCGGATCTACACAGGGCCCTCTCGGGGAGCCTCCGGCAGCACGTTGCGGCGGCTCGCGCGGACGGACGCACCCGGGAAAAGGAGGGCGGATCCGAAAGGCCGGGCCGAtgtcccggcggcggcggcggcgggagggcaaGGAAGGTCCCCCGCCGGGACAGAGGGTCGAGGAGCGTCGGCGAGGTCCACGAGAAGTCCCCCGAAGGGAAGACGGCCCGTGAACGTAACCCGTGCGGAAAAGCCTTCGGTccccccccagccttcgcctGCCGGGAGAGGATCCGATGTCGCGAATACGGGAAAGCCTGCTACGACCGCTCCCACGTCGTCATACTCCAGAGAGCTCACTGCGAAGCGAAACCCTACCGATGCGGCGAATGCGGGAGAGCCTTCCGTCGCCGCTCGGACCTCACAAAGCATCAGAGGACTCACACGAGAAGCAGACCCTATCGATGTGACGAATGTGGGAAGTGCTTCCTTTGGCGCTCACACCTGATCACACACCACAGGATTCACACGGGAGAGAAACCGTTCAACTGCGCCCAGTGCGGAAAGGCCTTCCGGCGTCACTCGTACCTCGTTCACCACCAGAGGATTCACACCGGAGAGAAGCCCTACGAGTGTAACGAATGCGGAAAGGCCTACAGTCAGCACTCCAACCTTATCAGGCACCAGGTGGTTCATTCGGGCAAGAAGCCTTTCGAGTGTAACGAGTGCGGGAAGGCCTTCAGTTATCGGTCCCTCCTCATCAAACATCAGAGAATCCACCTCGGCGAGAAACCCTACAAGTGCGACGAGTGCGGAAAGGTCATCAGCTGCCGCTCGGCTTTCTTGTACCACCAGAAGACTCACACGGGAGAGAAACCCTACAAATGTGACGAGTGCGGGAAGGCCTACATTCAGCGCTCGTGCCTCAGCAGACATCAGGCGATGCACGCCGGCGAGAAACCCTACAAGTGTGACGAGTGCGGGAAGTCCTACGGTCATTACCTGAACCTCACTATCCATCAGAGGAGCCACACCGGAGAGAAGCCCTACAAATGCGACCAGTGCGGGAAGCGCTTCGGGTCCCACTCGGGCCTGATCAACCACCGGAAGATTCACACCGGCGCCAAGCCCTACGTCTGCAGCGAATGCGGGAAGGCCTTCAGTCGGCAGGCGCACCTGGTCTGCCACGAGCGGATTCACACCGGCGAGAGGCCCTACCGCTGCGGCGAATGCGACAAGGCCTTCAGTCGCCACTCGAGCCTCATCACGCATCGGAGGACTCACACGGGAGAGAGACCCTACAAATGCGAGGAGTGCGGCAAGGCCTTCAGTCGCGACTCCAACCTCGTCACGCATCAGAGGATTCACACCGGAGAGAAACCCTACCGGTGTACCGAGTGCGGAAGAGCCTTCAGCTGCCACTCACACGTGACCGTGCATCAGAGGACTCACACCGGGGAGAAACCCTACAAATGCAACCAGTGCGGAAGAGCCTTCAGTTGCCGCCCGAGCCTCTCCAAGCACCTCCGGGTTCACGGTGGAGAAAAACCCGACCCTTAA